One stretch of Paenibacillus sp. AN1007 DNA includes these proteins:
- a CDS encoding polysaccharide deacetylase family protein, with protein MKLHHESTKVYGSGIRKRRKKIRYGKFSLVLMSLILLVMGITYSFSGMAHWIKTMVAPPPISVIKQPAQLGLIQELPNVKEQPTRFFGQVRKVAYITFDDGPSKYTGQLLDIMNQYDAKATFFMVGENLDHYPEAVKRLVKEGNYPGLHSMTHSYKKLYKSGSTDNFLNEFKEVQYKVEALIGYTPHLIRAPYGSSPQIGEAFRGDIAAAGFKMWDWTTDSLDWNLPGQPNKIISRIQRGVHRDIEVILMHERKQTVEALPQILKLLKAKGYEFEVYNPNEHVVVNFSHDPRL; from the coding sequence TTGAAATTACATCATGAATCAACAAAAGTTTACGGAAGTGGAATTCGCAAACGAAGAAAAAAAATTCGTTATGGAAAGTTCAGTTTGGTACTTATGAGTTTGATTCTCCTTGTTATGGGGATTACATACTCATTCAGCGGTATGGCACATTGGATAAAAACGATGGTTGCACCTCCACCCATTTCTGTTATTAAACAGCCTGCTCAATTAGGGCTCATTCAGGAATTGCCAAACGTAAAAGAACAACCAACGAGATTTTTCGGCCAAGTGAGGAAAGTGGCATATATTACCTTTGATGACGGCCCTAGCAAATACACGGGGCAGTTGCTGGACATTATGAACCAGTATGATGCTAAAGCTACTTTTTTTATGGTTGGAGAGAATCTGGATCACTACCCGGAAGCGGTGAAGCGTTTGGTGAAAGAAGGCAATTATCCCGGGCTGCATAGTATGACACATAGTTATAAAAAGTTATATAAGAGCGGAAGCACTGACAACTTTTTGAATGAGTTTAAAGAAGTACAGTATAAGGTCGAGGCATTGATTGGATATACACCACATCTGATACGCGCACCTTATGGAAGCAGCCCGCAGATTGGTGAGGCATTTAGAGGGGATATCGCGGCAGCAGGATTTAAAATGTGGGATTGGACTACGGACTCACTTGACTGGAACCTTCCCGGCCAGCCCAATAAAATTATATCCCGGATACAAAGAGGCGTACACCGAGATATAGAAGTGATTCTGATGCATGAACGGAAACAAACTGTAGAAGCTCTGCCACAAATTTTAAAGCTGCTGAAAGCAAAAGGCTATGAGTTTGAGGTTTACAATCCGAATGAGCATGTGGTCGTTAATTTCAGCCACGATCCTCGCTTGTAG
- a CDS encoding YkyA family protein, translating into MNNISKKRTHAVLIIVLLLLLNGCGEPQEPAVNQINKLAQNSQATDKGLESLANHEQEDMKLYNVILSQGKEKNSNVTGFLDQAAAHIQARRTILEQIEKASLKADEQAKSLQQSLLKHSFEKEETLSLAGKALEQYESRNQTLQMFIEAYGLGLDAEEQVYGSMRERAKTDLKEIKLAIQKRNVLYDKLTEIQEKFNSLTQDFNSSQEQLIQLSREG; encoded by the coding sequence GTGAACAATATAAGTAAAAAACGGACACATGCTGTTCTCATTATCGTATTACTCCTCCTACTTAACGGATGTGGAGAGCCTCAGGAGCCTGCGGTCAATCAGATTAACAAACTAGCTCAAAATAGTCAGGCCACCGACAAAGGTCTGGAGTCCCTTGCAAATCATGAACAAGAAGATATGAAATTATACAATGTTATTCTGAGTCAAGGGAAAGAGAAAAACAGTAACGTTACTGGGTTCCTCGATCAGGCAGCAGCTCATATTCAAGCGCGAAGAACTATTCTTGAACAAATAGAAAAAGCTAGTCTGAAGGCAGATGAACAAGCGAAATCACTTCAACAATCACTGTTAAAACATTCGTTTGAAAAAGAAGAAACACTTTCTCTCGCGGGCAAAGCTCTCGAACAATATGAGTCAAGAAACCAAACACTTCAGATGTTTATTGAAGCTTACGGACTAGGTTTGGATGCTGAAGAGCAAGTATACGGATCCATGAGAGAGCGTGCTAAAACGGATCTTAAAGAAATTAAACTTGCTATTCAAAAACGAAATGTTCTTTATGACAAATTGACTGAAATTCAAGAAAAGTTCAACTCACTGACCCAGGACTTTAACAGTTCACAAGAACAGCTGATCCAACTAAGCAGAGAAGGCTGA
- a CDS encoding stalk domain-containing protein, which produces MKTTQYTTKWTKTIAAAGLAGILMVSASGLSSAQFHAQVQAASGSGQNMAPVLSTKMVTSKKLQSSQKWLKADITIPVFQGLADTEYQDELNNIIETHASKDLAKWEEATAEAATLAKKNGYTMHPYQLLIQYELTSNGSDNGLVSLKITTEGTGMNNPEAHVDTYNFTNETEAKRVKLEDLFGNKYASILDAHINSAIAADQELYYKGENGFQSVDPEQSFYVKDGYASIVFQKYSIAPGSTGTPEFAVKIPDQKDVHGAVQSIILSSQHYIGKDGKLMVPLASVLRQLNFDVTWNGKRKTADISKGALWSSISLNKDSYFLGKKAPRKLGAAPEMKNGYVYVPLEFLSEILNLKAIQDKQGQITISNAGN; this is translated from the coding sequence ATGAAAACGACACAGTATACAACAAAATGGACTAAAACCATAGCCGCGGCCGGATTGGCAGGCATTCTGATGGTGTCCGCTTCCGGGCTTTCTTCCGCACAATTCCATGCACAGGTCCAGGCCGCTTCCGGAAGCGGACAGAACATGGCTCCCGTGCTTTCCACGAAGATGGTGACAAGCAAGAAACTCCAATCATCTCAGAAATGGCTGAAGGCAGATATCACCATTCCCGTATTCCAAGGGCTCGCAGATACCGAATATCAAGATGAGCTGAATAATATCATTGAAACCCATGCCTCCAAGGATCTTGCAAAATGGGAAGAGGCCACCGCCGAAGCAGCCACCTTGGCCAAAAAGAATGGCTATACCATGCATCCCTACCAGCTGTTGATCCAATATGAGCTGACCTCGAACGGCTCGGACAACGGCCTGGTCTCCCTTAAAATCACCACGGAGGGGACCGGCATGAACAATCCGGAGGCACATGTCGACACATACAATTTCACGAATGAAACGGAGGCAAAGCGCGTAAAGCTTGAAGACCTGTTCGGCAATAAGTACGCATCCATTCTGGATGCGCATATTAACTCCGCAATCGCTGCAGACCAAGAGCTCTATTACAAAGGAGAGAACGGGTTTCAGAGTGTAGATCCCGAGCAGAGCTTTTACGTGAAGGACGGCTATGCATCCATCGTGTTCCAAAAATACAGCATCGCTCCAGGATCGACCGGCACGCCGGAATTTGCCGTGAAGATCCCGGACCAGAAAGACGTACACGGAGCAGTCCAATCGATCATTCTTTCCAGCCAGCATTACATCGGCAAAGACGGCAAGCTAATGGTGCCTTTAGCCAGCGTGCTGCGCCAGCTGAATTTCGACGTTACATGGAATGGCAAACGTAAAACCGCCGACATTTCCAAAGGAGCCCTCTGGAGCTCCATCAGCTTGAACAAGGACAGCTATTTTCTTGGAAAAAAAGCTCCCCGCAAGCTCGGTGCGGCACCGGAAATGAAAAATGGATACGTGTATGTGCCGCTTGAGTTCCTGTCCGAAATTCTGAATTTGAAGGCCATCCAAGACAAGCAAGGTCAGATCACGATCTCCAACGCAGGAAATTAA